A section of the Bifidobacterium sp. ESL0728 genome encodes:
- a CDS encoding sugar transferase, protein MARRVEAGQIPQTPDASCLDDKTLKIDQDSQVLFSNTHKKRTASSHPHRGDQSVGNSFFDGSYFLSDSKGKFHSKATDSSHRLLSYSIPKWSLVFNTTLIVLDVVMTLLATAIVLFFDADAYANLRGYGSSPERLNEFLILICVAWLVSLASQHIYHRHAMGEGYELYSKILNATIVDFVIICMFSYIFKLNIPRLLTIFIPLCSCVLELLERWIMRRSLHHHRRKDVYMYDTVIVGSPEGIHKVIAQLKENPGMGYKPIAVCPVVSVSDSAENQNSPDAQQLVSVPFSATCPEEKNLRILPMDSHLPQKAKELGSQAIVIADVMSRYSETMRTFSLAVESMGIELAFMANVADIASSQLHLRSNPSMPMLTARLPQYSTLTRVLKRMFDIVGSTFAIIISSPVMAFVAIRVKAQDGGPAMYSQQRIGLYGKPFTLYKFRSMRVNADKYDEEVAEETGNTHGILFKAEDDPRITKFGRFIRKTSLDEFPQFFNVFKGDMSLVGPRPQQQYEVDQYGSLYSARLLVKPGITGPWQISGRNSLSQEESEQLDISYVENWSFTGDIAILLKTVIAVFRGTGV, encoded by the coding sequence GTGGCACGGAGAGTTGAGGCGGGTCAAATTCCTCAGACCCCTGACGCTTCTTGCCTTGACGACAAAACCTTGAAAATCGACCAGGACTCGCAAGTCCTCTTCTCAAATACACACAAGAAACGAACCGCTTCCTCGCATCCGCATCGCGGAGATCAATCCGTAGGCAACAGTTTCTTTGACGGTTCGTATTTTCTTTCAGACAGCAAAGGCAAATTCCATTCCAAAGCCACCGATTCCAGCCATCGGCTGCTGAGCTATTCCATACCTAAATGGAGCCTCGTCTTCAACACAACCCTTATCGTGCTCGACGTCGTCATGACGCTTTTGGCTACGGCTATCGTGCTGTTCTTTGATGCTGATGCCTATGCGAATCTACGCGGATATGGGTCCAGCCCGGAACGGCTAAACGAATTCCTTATACTCATCTGCGTCGCTTGGCTGGTCAGCCTCGCCTCGCAGCATATCTACCACCGTCACGCCATGGGCGAAGGCTACGAACTCTATAGCAAAATCCTCAACGCGACCATAGTCGATTTCGTCATTATCTGCATGTTCAGCTATATCTTCAAGCTCAACATTCCGCGCTTACTGACCATTTTCATACCGCTGTGTTCATGCGTGCTGGAACTGTTGGAACGTTGGATCATGCGCCGTTCCTTGCACCATCACCGTCGCAAAGATGTCTATATGTACGACACAGTGATTGTCGGCTCCCCCGAAGGGATCCACAAGGTCATCGCGCAACTGAAGGAAAACCCGGGAATGGGCTACAAACCCATCGCCGTCTGCCCGGTGGTTTCCGTCTCCGATAGCGCTGAGAATCAAAATTCTCCGGACGCACAGCAACTCGTTTCGGTGCCGTTCAGCGCTACCTGCCCCGAGGAAAAGAACCTGCGGATATTGCCGATGGACTCTCATCTGCCACAAAAGGCGAAGGAACTCGGATCCCAGGCAATCGTCATCGCCGACGTGATGTCCCGGTATTCCGAAACGATGCGCACCTTCTCGCTGGCCGTCGAATCCATGGGCATTGAGCTCGCGTTCATGGCCAACGTCGCCGATATCGCCTCCTCGCAGCTTCATCTGCGCAGCAACCCTTCGATGCCGATGCTCACCGCGCGTCTGCCACAGTACTCGACGCTGACCAGAGTGCTCAAACGGATGTTCGATATCGTCGGTTCCACGTTCGCCATCATCATTTCCTCACCGGTGATGGCTTTCGTCGCCATTCGCGTCAAGGCTCAGGACGGTGGCCCGGCAATGTATTCCCAGCAGCGCATCGGGCTTTACGGCAAACCGTTCACGCTTTACAAATTCCGGTCGATGCGCGTGAACGCGGACAAGTATGACGAAGAGGTGGCCGAGGAAACCGGCAACACGCACGGTATTCTGTTCAAGGCCGAAGACGACCCACGCATCACCAAGTTCGGACGTTTTATTCGCAAAACCTCGCTTGACGAATTCCCGCAATTCTTCAACGTATTCAAGGGCGACATGAGCCTCGTCGGCCCCCGACCGCAGCAGCAATACGAAGTGGACCAATACGGCTCGCTCTATTCCGCACGTCTCTTGGTCAAGCCGGGCATCACCGGGCCTTGGCAGATTTCCGGGCGCAACTCGCTGAGTCAGGAGGAAAGCGAGCAGCTCGATATTTCGTATGTCGAAAACTGGTCCTTCACCGGCGATATCGCCATTCTGCTCAAAACCGTCATTGCCGTCTTCCGCGGCACCGGGGTATGA
- a CDS encoding DUF4012 domain-containing protein: MREPRGRHLAATRPMRRHRVWPWVLLVIFVLLLAMAGVGAYAAKTMYGQAKEVKAHEQNAVTMLSGFSSTNDLNSLDQVSQKLPQVQSETQQAKEISHGKLWNLAAKAPLVGNDIKTVQGMTSAVDGITHDSVPQFINVVNNLKGSQLSEGDGQVNLQPILQSQQQIKVANDSMQTEIHAYHQLPAQKAKLGKVRNAYTSADGKLSALAQKLDELSKTFQIVPDFLGANQPHHYAVMSMTTSEVRSSGGLVGSVGSLTTNNGKIVVGGFLPNTAYEHYGAGNPTASEIAMFNKWGPETMSLDIRDLAAVPETARTAEMMKVIWQKSPNGSKNPIDGIITIDPVFLQQLISVNGNIKLSNGVVLNGENTAQYLLNTVYKTYGPEEQDVLFGEVATQGLSSMFSNMNFDKISRIAGIMGNMARWRHFSIYSFDQQLEEKYMENGYTGQTPSSEENPEVGVYVTEQNISKMSWYIHRASKITRTSTNATGARTYHVDYSMTNTMSPSEIASLPAYITGMVPPSTPRGYGREKTLFYAPAGGSITNLKVQGQATAPKRMTLNDKPLFASVAAIPPQQTVTFSFDVTTSEKAVSDLQLDQSPMGWEDPGVTQVNF, encoded by the coding sequence ATGCGTGAACCACGAGGCAGACATTTGGCGGCTACAAGGCCCATGCGCCGGCATCGTGTCTGGCCGTGGGTGCTTCTTGTGATATTCGTGCTGTTGCTCGCGATGGCAGGGGTCGGGGCATACGCTGCCAAGACCATGTACGGGCAGGCCAAAGAGGTAAAAGCGCACGAGCAAAACGCCGTAACCATGCTCAGTGGCTTCTCGAGCACGAATGACCTCAATTCCCTCGATCAGGTTTCGCAGAAATTGCCGCAGGTGCAAAGCGAAACCCAGCAAGCCAAGGAAATTTCGCACGGCAAATTGTGGAATCTGGCAGCCAAAGCCCCGCTTGTCGGAAATGACATCAAGACGGTGCAGGGTATGACTTCGGCTGTTGACGGGATTACGCACGATTCAGTACCGCAGTTTATCAATGTGGTAAACAATCTGAAGGGCTCCCAGCTCAGCGAAGGAGATGGCCAAGTCAATCTTCAGCCGATTTTGCAATCGCAACAGCAGATAAAAGTCGCCAATGATTCCATGCAAACGGAAATTCATGCCTATCACCAGTTGCCTGCACAAAAAGCGAAGCTTGGTAAGGTACGGAATGCCTATACCTCGGCTGATGGGAAATTGAGTGCTCTGGCACAGAAACTAGATGAGCTTTCGAAAACTTTCCAGATTGTTCCGGATTTTCTTGGTGCCAACCAGCCGCATCATTATGCGGTAATGTCTATGACCACCTCCGAAGTACGTTCCAGCGGTGGTTTGGTTGGGTCTGTCGGCAGTCTTACAACGAACAACGGGAAAATCGTCGTTGGCGGCTTCTTGCCGAATACTGCGTATGAACATTATGGGGCAGGCAACCCGACAGCCAGCGAAATAGCCATGTTCAACAAATGGGGGCCTGAGACGATGTCTCTCGACATCCGTGATTTGGCGGCGGTACCGGAAACGGCGCGAACAGCTGAAATGATGAAGGTTATTTGGCAAAAGAGTCCGAATGGTTCCAAAAATCCAATCGACGGCATTATTACCATTGACCCTGTCTTTTTACAGCAGTTGATTAGTGTAAACGGCAATATCAAGCTGTCAAATGGGGTCGTGCTTAACGGCGAGAATACTGCGCAATATCTTCTCAATACGGTCTACAAGACATATGGTCCTGAGGAGCAGGATGTACTTTTCGGAGAAGTGGCTACGCAGGGTTTGAGCAGTATGTTCTCGAACATGAACTTTGACAAGATTTCCAGGATTGCTGGGATTATGGGCAACATGGCCCGTTGGCGGCATTTCTCGATATATTCTTTTGATCAGCAGTTGGAAGAGAAATACATGGAGAACGGTTACACCGGTCAGACGCCGAGCAGTGAAGAAAATCCTGAAGTCGGGGTATACGTAACCGAACAGAATATCTCGAAGATGAGCTGGTATATTCATCGGGCTTCAAAGATTACCAGAACCAGTACCAATGCCACTGGAGCCCGTACGTATCATGTCGATTACAGCATGACGAATACCATGTCTCCGTCTGAGATTGCCTCGTTGCCCGCTTATATCACTGGTATGGTTCCGCCAAGCACCCCACGAGGATACGGTAGGGAGAAAACGCTGTTTTATGCCCCGGCTGGCGGCAGTATCACCAATCTGAAAGTACAAGGTCAAGCTACTGCCCCCAAGCGAATGACATTGAATGATAAGCCTTTGTTTGCCAGTGTGGCAGCCATACCTCCCCAACAGACGGTTACGTTCTCTTTCGATGTCACAACATCCGAAAAGGCAGTTTCGGATTTGCAATTGGACCAGAGCCCGATGGGTTGGGAAGACCCAGGTGTGACTCAAGTCAATTTTTGA
- a CDS encoding DUF4422 domain-containing protein, which yields MSKNICIAVAAHKPYRMPSDDIYLPMHVGASLHPEVDLGAQFVADNTGDNISDFNASYSEVTALYWLWKNCDADYKGLVHYRRHFATVNTVKRLFAKDRFDRIAKREDVEAALNKKTKDGSAIEIVLPKKRNYYIESVYSHYAHTFHAEQFDETRKILMEKQPEYVPAFDEVMAGKSAHIFNMFIMSRHRFDEYCAWLFPILDELTKRIDPNQYDAFNARYPGRVSERLLDVWLKTHSYVYTELPTVSPEPVNWPKKGSAFLQAKFFGKSYSKSF from the coding sequence ATGAGTAAAAACATCTGTATTGCAGTAGCGGCCCACAAGCCGTATCGTATGCCCAGTGACGATATCTACCTGCCGATGCACGTAGGAGCTTCTTTGCATCCGGAAGTCGATTTAGGCGCGCAATTCGTTGCCGATAATACAGGTGACAACATTTCTGATTTCAATGCTTCGTATTCCGAAGTGACTGCTTTATATTGGCTTTGGAAAAATTGCGATGCGGATTATAAAGGTTTGGTACATTATCGTCGTCATTTTGCTACCGTGAACACGGTGAAGCGTTTATTCGCCAAGGATAGGTTCGACAGGATTGCAAAGCGTGAAGATGTTGAGGCGGCTTTAAACAAGAAGACTAAAGACGGCTCTGCCATCGAAATCGTTCTTCCGAAGAAGCGCAATTATTATATTGAAAGCGTTTATTCGCACTACGCACATACATTCCATGCCGAGCAATTCGATGAAACCCGAAAAATACTGATGGAGAAGCAGCCTGAGTATGTTCCCGCCTTCGATGAGGTAATGGCCGGCAAAAGCGCCCACATATTCAACATGTTCATTATGAGCAGGCATCGGTTTGATGAGTATTGCGCGTGGCTTTTCCCAATTCTTGACGAGCTCACCAAGCGCATTGATCCCAATCAGTACGATGCGTTCAATGCGCGTTATCCTGGTCGTGTGAGTGAGCGTCTGCTTGACGTGTGGCTGAAAACACACAGCTATGTGTATACGGAGCTTCCCACAGTGAGTCCCGAGCCGGTGAACTGGCCCAAAAAAGGTAGTGCGTTTTTACAAGCTAAGTTTTTTGGTAAAAGTTATAGTAAGAGTTTTTAA
- a CDS encoding acyltransferase — translation MQMKERDYSLDVIRIIAICLVVFRHSSSSLSNNKAQVITNTVGTLGVPLFVMLTGYLMVDREYDSSYIQRFLVRNLLPLFVSLEAWNILNFLHDKIAGINEISFGRMMRIAFFVGPTNSAFWFLPMILGIYLGIPIISIAIHQLYRQNSHLYIYLLTVLILFFGTVVPTAGQIFQLFFHGEELEGVINMNLFGTDVWGASCWILYLLAGLTIKKINSKHFVGRRNILWPSFSFIVSLALLIIFNLSLIKMGQQWSPAYSNIFEVTAAISLFVLMNRIHLSRLNKQTIIKYIVYTSQLSFSVYIIHIWILQFVQPLWKNSVGNGILAFLGSFIIAYLGSLIVGWILSKIRFVRKWLLLMK, via the coding sequence ATGCAAATGAAAGAACGGGACTATTCTCTGGATGTCATTCGAATAATCGCTATTTGTTTAGTCGTATTTAGGCATTCATCTTCTTCTTTAAGCAATAACAAAGCTCAGGTGATAACGAATACTGTCGGAACCTTGGGAGTTCCTTTATTCGTCATGCTTACCGGCTATCTAATGGTCGATCGTGAATACGATAGTTCATATATCCAACGTTTTCTGGTCAGAAATCTTCTGCCTCTCTTTGTTTCTCTCGAAGCATGGAATATACTTAATTTCCTTCATGACAAAATTGCAGGAATTAATGAAATATCTTTCGGAAGAATGATGAGAATTGCATTTTTCGTCGGCCCGACTAACTCTGCATTTTGGTTTCTTCCAATGATTTTGGGGATATATCTGGGTATTCCCATTATTTCGATAGCCATTCATCAACTGTACCGACAAAATTCACATCTTTATATCTATCTATTGACTGTTTTAATTCTATTTTTCGGTACCGTCGTACCGACAGCTGGACAGATTTTCCAATTGTTCTTTCATGGAGAAGAATTGGAAGGTGTAATCAATATGAATCTCTTTGGAACCGACGTTTGGGGTGCATCTTGTTGGATTTTGTATTTGTTAGCAGGCCTCACGATTAAAAAAATAAATAGCAAACATTTTGTGGGGCGAAGGAACATTCTTTGGCCATCTTTTTCTTTTATAGTTTCTTTGGCTCTGCTGATTATTTTTAATTTGTCATTAATCAAAATGGGGCAACAATGGTCGCCCGCTTATTCCAATATTTTCGAAGTTACAGCAGCAATATCTCTTTTTGTATTGATGAATAGAATTCATTTATCCCGATTAAACAAACAAACGATTATCAAATATATCGTTTATACTTCACAACTTTCCTTCTCTGTTTATATAATCCATATTTGGATACTTCAATTTGTTCAGCCTCTTTGGAAAAATTCCGTCGGAAATGGGATACTAGCATTTCTCGGTTCTTTCATTATAGCTTATTTAGGTTCTCTCATCGTTGGATGGATTCTTTCAAAAATTCGGTTCGTTCGTAAATGGCTGCTTTTAATGAAGTGA